A genomic region of Pseudomonas sp. RSB 5.4 contains the following coding sequences:
- the gbcA gene encoding glycine-betaine demethylase subunit GbcA, with product MDVTAKISLGDPLEPARKATAQMLQERERTFSLPQPFYSDERLFDIDMQEIFQKEWLIAGMTCEIPAKGNYLTLQVGKNPIIVIRGAEGVVHAFHNVCRHRGSRLCTSDKGKVAKLVCHYHQWTYELDGRLLFAGTEMGADFDMKQYGLKPVNVKTAGGYIFISLAENPPAIDDFLSTLNHYMEPYDMENTKVAITTTLMEKANWKLVLENNRECYHCNASHPELLKTLLEWDDVTDPRADQAFKDHVAASAAAWEAEKIPYAHASFGLRNRIVRMPLLKGTVSMTLDGKQGCAKLMGRIKNPDLGSMRILHLPHSWNHCMGDHIIVFTVWPISAQETMVTTKWLVHKDAVEGVDYDVERMRQVWDATNDQDRRLAEENQRGINSTAYQPGPYSKTYEFGVVNFVDWYSERMLNNLGAEPAPYLKGVPVQG from the coding sequence ATGGACGTCACCGCAAAAATCAGCCTGGGCGATCCGCTGGAACCCGCACGCAAGGCCACCGCACAGATGCTGCAAGAGCGCGAGCGCACCTTTTCCCTGCCGCAACCGTTCTACAGCGATGAGCGCCTGTTCGATATCGACATGCAGGAGATCTTCCAGAAAGAGTGGTTGATCGCTGGCATGACCTGCGAGATCCCGGCCAAGGGCAACTACCTGACCCTGCAGGTCGGCAAGAACCCGATCATCGTCATTCGTGGCGCTGAAGGTGTGGTGCATGCTTTCCATAACGTTTGCCGCCACCGTGGCTCGCGCCTGTGCACCAGCGACAAGGGCAAGGTCGCCAAACTGGTCTGCCACTACCACCAGTGGACCTATGAGCTGGACGGTCGTCTGCTGTTCGCCGGCACCGAGATGGGCGCCGACTTCGACATGAAACAGTACGGCCTCAAACCGGTGAACGTGAAGACTGCCGGCGGCTACATCTTCATCAGCCTGGCGGAGAATCCGCCGGCCATTGATGACTTCCTGTCGACACTGAACCACTACATGGAACCGTACGACATGGAGAACACCAAGGTGGCGATCACCACCACCTTGATGGAAAAGGCCAACTGGAAACTGGTGCTGGAAAACAACCGCGAATGCTACCACTGCAACGCGTCGCACCCGGAACTGCTGAAAACCCTGCTGGAATGGGACGACGTCACCGACCCGCGCGCCGATCAGGCATTCAAGGATCACGTCGCCGCCTCCGCCGCGGCGTGGGAAGCCGAGAAGATCCCTTACGCCCACGCCAGTTTCGGCCTGCGCAACCGCATCGTGCGCATGCCGCTGCTCAAGGGCACCGTGTCGATGACCCTGGACGGCAAACAGGGCTGCGCCAAACTGATGGGCCGGATCAAGAACCCCGACCTCGGCTCGATGCGCATCCTGCACCTGCCGCACTCGTGGAACCACTGCATGGGCGACCACATCATCGTCTTCACCGTGTGGCCGATCAGCGCCCAGGAAACCATGGTCACCACCAAATGGCTGGTGCATAAGGACGCGGTCGAAGGCGTGGATTACGACGTCGAGCGCATGCGCCAGGTGTGGGACGCGACCAACGATCAGGACCGCCGTCTGGCCGAAGAGAACCAGCGCGGGATCAACTCCACCGCTTACCAGCCTGGGCCGTATTCGAAGACCTATGAGTTTGGCGTGGTCAACTTCGTGGATTGGTACAGCGAGCGGATGCTCAACAACCTTGGGGCCGAGCCGGCGCCGTATCTTAAAGGGGTGCCTGTCCAAGGCTAA